In Mongoliitalea daihaiensis, one DNA window encodes the following:
- a CDS encoding ABC transporter ATP-binding protein, translated as MKPLWRLNKYLYKYKGYLLLGILFTIISNVFVIIPAQLVRIAIDYVVESFTFYRVIDGLELSGPARSAYLHYILIFGVLILVMALLRGFFLFLIRQTIIIMSRLIEYDMKNEIFNHYQQLPLSFYRRNSTGDLMARITEDVSRVRMYLGPAIMYGLNLLILFPMVIGYMLSVNVELTIYSLLPLPILSVSIYFVNNLINERSEKIQRSLSSLSTFVQEAFSGIRVLKAFVREEDSSNDFTKASVDYKDKSIRLTIVQALFYPVILALIGISTILTVYIGGMQVIEGTIGYGVIAEFILYVNMLTWPVTSLGWVTSIVQRAAASQTRINEFLDETNDIQSVESLTVPITGNISFENVSFTYPNSGIQALKNVSFTINSGQSLAIIGTTGSGKSTIAYLLMRMYDVSEGSIRIDDRPIEQYQLASLRKQIGFVPQDVFLFSDSISSNIAFGMDEVTLPIVEQAAKDADVYNNIIDFPNGFDTKLGERGITLSGGQKQRVSIARAIAKEPSILLLDDCLSAVDTKTENSILSAMKRIMKQRTSIIISHRVSSAKLADKIIVLDDGQMVEQGTHDALLELKGVYADLFEKQTQQPETIED; from the coding sequence GTGAAACCACTCTGGCGCCTCAATAAATATTTATACAAGTATAAGGGATATCTCCTTTTGGGAATCTTATTTACTATCATTTCCAATGTTTTTGTTATTATTCCGGCGCAGTTGGTCAGGATTGCCATAGATTATGTGGTAGAGAGCTTTACCTTTTATAGGGTAATTGATGGACTAGAATTGTCAGGACCTGCAAGGTCAGCTTACTTACATTACATACTTATTTTCGGAGTTTTGATACTCGTTATGGCATTGTTGAGGGGATTTTTTCTCTTTTTGATCCGCCAAACAATTATTATCATGTCTCGATTGATCGAATATGACATGAAAAATGAAATTTTCAATCACTACCAACAATTACCACTGAGTTTTTACAGACGAAACAGCACGGGTGATTTGATGGCTCGCATCACTGAAGATGTCAGCAGGGTACGCATGTACTTGGGACCTGCAATCATGTATGGATTGAATCTCTTGATCTTATTCCCAATGGTCATTGGATACATGCTTTCCGTGAATGTTGAATTGACAATTTATTCGCTGCTTCCGTTACCGATCCTTTCTGTGAGTATTTATTTTGTCAACAACCTCATCAACGAACGCTCTGAAAAAATTCAGCGTAGTCTATCCAGCCTCAGTACTTTTGTTCAGGAAGCTTTTTCAGGAATACGAGTATTGAAAGCGTTTGTGCGGGAAGAAGACTCTTCTAATGATTTCACCAAAGCAAGTGTAGATTACAAAGATAAATCTATACGCCTAACGATCGTGCAGGCATTGTTTTATCCAGTAATCTTAGCATTGATTGGAATAAGTACTATCCTTACCGTTTACATTGGAGGCATGCAGGTGATTGAAGGGACAATTGGGTATGGAGTCATTGCGGAGTTTATTTTGTACGTCAATATGCTGACGTGGCCTGTGACCTCCTTGGGTTGGGTAACTAGCATTGTCCAACGAGCAGCAGCTTCGCAGACAAGAATTAATGAGTTTTTGGATGAAACAAATGATATTCAAAGTGTAGAAAGTCTGACAGTGCCGATTACGGGAAACATTTCTTTTGAAAATGTGTCTTTTACCTATCCCAATTCAGGCATTCAGGCACTAAAAAATGTTTCATTTACTATTAATTCAGGGCAGTCACTTGCCATCATCGGTACTACCGGGTCCGGAAAATCCACGATTGCATACTTGCTGATGCGTATGTACGATGTAAGTGAAGGTAGTATTCGTATAGATGACCGCCCAATTGAGCAATATCAATTAGCATCCTTAAGAAAACAAATAGGTTTTGTGCCACAGGATGTATTTTTATTCAGTGATTCGATTAGTAGCAACATTGCCTTTGGAATGGATGAAGTAACTTTGCCCATAGTGGAGCAAGCGGCCAAAGATGCAGATGTGTACAATAATATCATCGATTTTCCCAATGGATTTGACACCAAATTGGGAGAAAGGGGAATTACACTTTCTGGAGGTCAAAAACAGCGTGTTTCTATAGCTCGTGCCATCGCCAAAGAGCCAAGTATCTTATTGCTGGATGATTGCTTATCCGCCGTAGATACAAAAACTGAGAACTCCATCCTATCTGCAATGAAGCGGATCATGAAGCAACGTACTTCCATTATTATTTCCCATAGGGTATCTTCAGCCAAGCTGGCAGATAAGATAATCGTATTAGATGATGGCCAAATGGTGGAGCAGGGAACACACGATGCACTTCTTGAGCTCAAAGGTGTGTATGCAGATCTCTTTGAAAAGCAAACACAGCAGCCAGAGACTATAGAAGATTGA
- a CDS encoding ATP-binding protein, translated as MKINIVLYIAFFWSLLLFSSVYSQDDSSHALWEQLKEEKGNFERYSLLRQLLKEDRQRMQELSLEQQIKFYQEGIAMAIAVDSLHNAGDWALQLYEIFVNRENDFEKGLALMLESKKIAEKVPSTRLGGNLYLKLAAAYYNLGQFDDAIEFYSVAKNRFGENDSIFVADALFFRGQAKDYRGMFLSSLEDYELARKYYEQLGDQEFVDYVLNGISILFSKYGLVEEAEKIRVQLLQKLNKDEQFYDWCILMYNRSNDYRKVGNTEMQFQLLKEIEANFPEEDVDPTLQALIYFQFANYYAFQKNLAQQSHYFNLGESIVLVNNLSGSFTELSMAKARLIEALERRDKDKALKLAENFKELVKSTDNYDYKLEGLELYAKALKLNDRPEQALNAFERYHVFKDSVFAVNQANSFAYYQTLFETERKERELLSKTIEIDTITRENASKIRILVITASVIIVGLFLLYLINRLSSLKKTQQLQAQFAQDLLIYQEEERKRISKDLHDGLGQSLLLIKNKVALTSDDSTSSLLGSAIEELRGISRSLHPFQLEELGLTRAIAYLIDQIDESHDVFIDKSIEDVDAYFKREASLHVYRIVQEVFNNILKHSQAEGVRFTLKKRTNYILMTIEDNGVGFDFSEKFNDFKSLGLKTLKERSAALSGSIKVESEKNKGTKFIFQFPIS; from the coding sequence ATGAAAATAAATATTGTTTTGTACATAGCCTTTTTTTGGTCTTTGTTGCTTTTTTCAAGCGTATATTCTCAGGATGATAGTTCGCATGCTTTATGGGAGCAACTGAAAGAGGAAAAAGGGAATTTTGAACGTTATTCCTTGTTAAGACAACTCTTAAAAGAAGACCGACAGCGCATGCAAGAGCTTTCTTTGGAGCAACAAATTAAATTTTACCAAGAAGGTATTGCAATGGCTATTGCTGTTGATTCTCTACACAATGCGGGAGACTGGGCTCTCCAGCTGTATGAAATATTTGTGAATAGGGAAAATGATTTTGAAAAAGGATTGGCGTTGATGTTGGAATCCAAAAAAATTGCTGAAAAAGTTCCTTCTACCCGCTTAGGAGGAAACTTATATTTGAAGCTAGCAGCTGCCTACTATAATCTTGGTCAATTTGATGATGCTATCGAGTTCTATTCTGTAGCCAAAAATAGGTTTGGGGAAAATGATTCTATTTTCGTTGCTGACGCACTCTTTTTCAGAGGACAAGCAAAAGATTACAGAGGAATGTTTTTATCCTCCCTTGAAGATTATGAGTTGGCTCGCAAATATTATGAACAGTTGGGTGACCAAGAATTCGTAGACTATGTTTTAAATGGTATTTCAATTTTGTTCAGCAAGTATGGTTTGGTTGAGGAAGCAGAAAAGATACGGGTACAATTGTTACAAAAATTAAATAAGGATGAGCAATTTTATGATTGGTGTATCTTAATGTATAACAGAAGTAATGATTACAGAAAAGTAGGCAATACTGAAATGCAATTCCAACTTTTAAAGGAAATAGAAGCAAACTTTCCTGAGGAAGATGTGGACCCTACACTTCAAGCGCTTATTTACTTCCAATTCGCAAACTACTATGCATTCCAAAAGAATCTTGCACAGCAATCTCATTATTTTAATTTAGGAGAATCAATTGTATTGGTAAATAATCTAAGTGGCTCGTTTACCGAATTGAGTATGGCCAAAGCGAGATTGATTGAAGCCTTAGAACGTCGTGATAAGGATAAGGCATTAAAACTTGCAGAGAATTTTAAAGAGTTGGTAAAGAGCACAGATAATTATGACTACAAGTTAGAGGGGCTAGAGCTTTATGCGAAGGCACTCAAATTAAATGATAGGCCTGAACAGGCATTAAATGCTTTTGAAAGATATCATGTATTTAAGGATTCTGTTTTTGCTGTCAATCAAGCTAATTCTTTTGCTTATTATCAAACTTTGTTTGAAACAGAGCGGAAGGAGCGCGAGCTGTTAAGTAAAACCATCGAAATCGATACAATCACTAGGGAAAATGCAAGTAAGATCAGAATATTGGTCATCACTGCATCCGTAATCATTGTTGGATTATTTTTATTGTACCTCATTAATAGGCTATCAAGCTTAAAAAAGACTCAACAGTTGCAGGCTCAGTTCGCTCAAGATTTATTAATTTATCAGGAAGAAGAAAGAAAACGGATTTCTAAAGATTTACATGATGGTCTTGGACAAAGTTTGTTATTGATCAAAAATAAAGTAGCTCTTACTTCAGATGATTCTACATCTTCATTATTGGGTTCAGCCATAGAGGAGTTGCGAGGGATTTCGAGATCTTTACATCCTTTTCAATTGGAAGAATTAGGGTTGACTAGAGCAATTGCTTACTTAATTGATCAAATTGATGAAAGTCATGATGTTTTTATTGATAAAAGTATAGAAGATGTTGATGCATACTTTAAGCGAGAAGCAAGCTTACATGTATATAGAATAGTCCAGGAGGTTTTTAATAACATTTTAAAACATTCTCAAGCAGAAGGCGTTCGATTTACATTGAAAAAACGGACAAATTACATCTTGATGACTATTGAAGATAATGGCGTGGGCTTTGATTTTTCTGAAAAATTTAATGATTTCAAAAGTTTAGGGTTAAAAACTTTAAAAGAAAGAAGTGCTGCGCTATCTGGTTCAATAAAAGTAGAGTCAGAAAAAAATAAAGGAACTAAATTCATCTTCCAATTTCCTATTTCATGA
- a CDS encoding Glu/Leu/Phe/Val family dehydrogenase, with protein MVETKTEEKVREGSIYGQITSLGHEQLVICYDEPTGLKALIGIHNTVLGPALGGTRMWNYASEAEAITDVLRLSRGMTFKAAISGLNLGGGKAVIIGDPKLKNEAFMRRFGRFVESLNGKYITAEDVNTKTSDMEFIRMETKHVTGLPEYKGGGGDPSPVTAYGTYLGMKAAAKKAYGTDSLEGKKVAVQGIGQVGKFLVNHLVQEGAIVYITDIFEDRLKAVAADTGATVVDPAMIYDIDMDIYAPCALGATVNDNTISRLKCQVIAGGANNQLLDEEKHGQLLLEKGIIFAPDFLINAGGLINVYTEFQGGYKRETAYGQAEKIYDTCLAILNKSEADRIPSQQAAIEMAWNRIEAVGKVKLSY; from the coding sequence ATGGTAGAGACTAAAACCGAGGAAAAAGTGAGAGAAGGTTCCATATATGGACAAATAACCTCTCTAGGCCATGAGCAGTTGGTCATTTGCTATGATGAGCCAACTGGCTTGAAAGCACTTATAGGTATTCACAACACTGTTCTTGGCCCTGCTTTGGGAGGGACACGTATGTGGAACTATGCCAGTGAGGCAGAAGCCATTACCGACGTATTGAGATTATCCAGAGGTATGACTTTCAAGGCTGCCATTTCAGGATTGAATCTTGGTGGTGGTAAGGCAGTAATTATTGGAGATCCAAAATTAAAAAATGAAGCCTTCATGAGAAGGTTCGGTAGATTTGTAGAAAGTCTGAATGGAAAATACATCACTGCGGAAGATGTCAACACCAAGACCAGTGACATGGAATTTATCCGCATGGAGACCAAGCATGTAACTGGACTTCCTGAATACAAAGGTGGTGGAGGAGATCCTTCTCCTGTGACTGCTTATGGAACTTACCTGGGAATGAAAGCTGCAGCTAAAAAAGCCTACGGAACTGATTCTTTGGAGGGAAAAAAGGTGGCCGTACAGGGGATTGGCCAGGTAGGTAAATTTTTAGTCAACCATTTGGTACAGGAAGGTGCCATTGTATATATCACCGATATCTTCGAAGATAGATTAAAAGCAGTTGCTGCAGATACCGGTGCTACCGTAGTAGATCCTGCAATGATCTATGATATAGATATGGACATTTATGCTCCATGTGCCTTGGGTGCTACTGTTAATGACAATACCATTTCCCGATTGAAGTGTCAAGTAATTGCCGGTGGAGCTAACAATCAGTTGTTGGACGAAGAAAAGCATGGCCAATTACTGTTAGAAAAAGGCATTATCTTTGCTCCTGACTTCTTAATCAATGCGGGTGGTTTGATCAACGTATACACTGAATTCCAAGGTGGTTATAAGCGTGAAACAGCATACGGTCAAGCTGAAAAAATTTACGACACCTGTCTCGCTATTTTAAACAAATCGGAAGCAGATCGCATTCCTTCGCAACAAGCGGCTATCGAAATGGCTTGGAACAGAATAGAAGCAGTAGGTAAAGTTAAATTATCTTACTAA
- a CDS encoding DNA alkylation repair protein, which yields MKPSQTIIQALEALRDEEKAIFLQRFFKTGPGQYAEGDEFWGIVLPEQRKIVKQFWKGCSAEDIAILLNHPAHEVRMTGALILVQKTQKSSSGDEIERWAQVYLDNKAGINNWDLVDNSAHHVLGRWLFEKTDRSILQTLSDSPSLWDNRISILSTFYFLKKGDFEDTFYLAEKMLHHPHDLMHKAIGWMIREVGKRDFGAAYGFLAKHYHTMPRTMLRYAIEKFDEPLRKDFLEGRV from the coding sequence ATGAAACCTTCCCAAACAATCATCCAAGCCTTAGAAGCACTCCGAGACGAGGAAAAAGCCATTTTTCTCCAACGCTTCTTCAAAACCGGACCAGGTCAGTATGCGGAAGGGGATGAATTTTGGGGTATTGTCCTTCCAGAGCAACGGAAGATTGTCAAACAGTTTTGGAAAGGTTGCTCGGCAGAAGACATAGCCATATTACTCAATCATCCTGCACACGAAGTGCGGATGACCGGTGCACTGATACTGGTACAAAAGACACAAAAGAGCAGCTCCGGAGATGAAATCGAGCGATGGGCTCAGGTCTACTTGGACAACAAAGCTGGCATCAACAATTGGGATTTGGTGGATAATTCGGCCCATCATGTCTTGGGAAGGTGGCTATTTGAAAAAACTGACCGCAGTATCTTACAAACACTTTCGGATAGTCCTTCTCTTTGGGATAACAGAATCAGTATCCTAAGTACTTTTTACTTCTTGAAAAAAGGAGATTTCGAAGATACTTTTTACCTAGCTGAGAAAATGCTGCATCATCCCCATGACTTAATGCACAAAGCCATTGGGTGGATGATAAGAGAAGTGGGCAAGCGGGACTTTGGAGCTGCTTATGGTTTTCTTGCCAAGCACTATCACACGATGCCACGCACCATGCTTCGCTATGCTATTGAAAAGTTTGATGAACCCTTACGGAAGGATTTTTTGGAAGGGAGAGTTTAG
- a CDS encoding helix-turn-helix transcriptional regulator: MKNKEILPADIWNDEKIGKLNEFVKKHSEGQSDERKIRNKLLAIQYKLEDYIEKDEICEDEILDILDFVKLYLKVFGITKKDLASYFGMKDSNLHKYLTGKRRLNPEVVLKISSFSRTKPEYWYRIQVKNELAKLRKEDLKEYDKYDYEKLLKN, from the coding sequence ATGAAAAATAAAGAAATTTTGCCTGCGGATATCTGGAATGATGAAAAAATTGGTAAGCTAAACGAGTTTGTTAAGAAACATAGCGAAGGTCAATCCGATGAACGAAAAATCAGGAATAAGTTGCTTGCAATTCAGTATAAGCTGGAGGATTATATTGAAAAAGATGAGATTTGTGAAGATGAAATTCTTGATATTTTAGATTTTGTGAAATTGTATCTGAAAGTTTTCGGAATCACCAAGAAAGATCTCGCTAGTTATTTTGGAATGAAAGATAGCAATCTCCATAAATACCTAACGGGTAAAAGAAGATTGAACCCGGAAGTTGTTCTTAAAATCAGTTCTTTTTCTCGTACAAAACCTGAGTATTGGTATAGAATTCAAGTCAAAAATGAATTGGCCAAATTAAGGAAAGAGGATTTAAAGGAATATGATAAGTATGACTATGAGAAGCTGTTGAAAAATTGA
- a CDS encoding outer membrane beta-barrel family protein has translation MKSIYLTVSCIFFFFQTIAYAQDVTVKGRVINAETSEVLEFANVAILSPQDSSLIKGAVSELDGTFSLLLPQGSYLLRVNFIGYENYFRSFQIGDRNPYNLGNIRVRPAATDLGEVVVEGVASIFESDIDKRTYNVENSIVAEGATAAELLSTLPSIQVDEQGGISMRGSGEVMIFINGRPSNLGGGDMESILSQFPANSIKSVELITNPSSRYDAAGVGGIINIILKQNQNLGFNGQVNASVGTRDKYQVGTNLNYATEKVNYFFSLNAQDRQLFREAEGFRENFIPGVSRFLDQDDFELSRRRSAFMRTGFDYNVRDNMVLGFYAQGNTSDGRETEETNQRSLNQLSAIDSIFVRDRAQQQLGRNFETGLNYTWNIDSVGQRLYSSASIAWDSRTQSTGTDQTFFNSINELIPANGLNQLEDMTRESRLAILQLDYEKPIGKNGKLETGLKGTFSNWERGQAFAQGDIGNNFQPSQIDSLSDTFSFTENVYASYFIFKNRINKFGYQVGARAEYTQTEGNLFSNGERYVNDYFNIFPSVYTSYKLGEEEEISANYSRRISRPGIWALSPILNLRDQLNFSVGNPLLQPEFTDSYEVGYMKGFKSYLLNATVYHRYSTDIQTRIVTLLDNNITIQSRENADIRRSTGFELVNQFEFTSWWNVALTGNFFYSEIFGANLGEGFNNSNFSWTVNMLSTMSIPNLFSVQIQGDYRGPIVLPQGQIEPLWGINLGIKRDVLNKKGTISVNVSDIFDTRIFRITTNDSRFDLNRMFNRETRIGTVAFTYRFGGFKDRNGNRERGGRDMGEDMDF, from the coding sequence ATGAAATCTATTTATCTAACAGTTTCCTGCATTTTTTTCTTTTTTCAAACCATTGCTTATGCTCAGGATGTAACAGTCAAAGGCCGTGTAATCAATGCAGAGACTTCGGAAGTACTGGAGTTTGCCAATGTCGCTATTCTTTCTCCCCAAGACTCCAGTTTGATCAAAGGTGCTGTCAGTGAGTTGGATGGTACTTTTTCCCTATTGTTGCCTCAAGGATCTTATTTACTTCGGGTAAACTTTATCGGCTATGAAAATTACTTCAGAAGTTTCCAGATCGGAGACCGTAATCCCTACAATTTAGGTAACATTCGAGTCAGACCTGCTGCAACAGACCTTGGAGAGGTAGTGGTGGAAGGAGTGGCTTCAATCTTCGAAAGTGATATCGACAAACGCACATACAATGTTGAAAACAGCATAGTGGCAGAAGGTGCAACGGCAGCAGAATTATTAAGCACACTTCCTTCTATTCAAGTAGATGAACAAGGAGGCATTTCCATGCGCGGAAGTGGTGAGGTGATGATTTTCATCAATGGAAGGCCTTCAAATTTGGGAGGCGGAGATATGGAAAGCATTCTTTCTCAGTTCCCAGCCAATAGCATCAAGTCAGTTGAGCTGATCACCAATCCCTCCTCCCGATACGATGCCGCTGGTGTAGGAGGTATCATCAATATCATTTTGAAACAAAATCAAAACTTGGGCTTCAATGGTCAGGTAAATGCCTCGGTGGGTACCCGAGATAAATACCAAGTTGGAACCAACCTCAACTATGCTACTGAAAAAGTGAATTATTTTTTCTCCTTAAATGCACAAGACCGTCAATTATTTAGAGAAGCCGAAGGTTTTCGAGAAAACTTTATTCCGGGAGTTTCCCGATTCTTGGATCAGGATGATTTTGAATTATCGAGGAGAAGAAGTGCTTTTATGCGTACTGGTTTTGATTACAATGTGAGGGATAACATGGTTTTGGGCTTTTATGCCCAAGGTAATACGAGCGATGGAAGAGAAACTGAAGAAACTAATCAGCGAAGCTTGAATCAGCTTTCAGCCATTGATTCCATTTTTGTAAGGGATAGGGCTCAGCAGCAGCTAGGCAGAAATTTTGAAACTGGATTAAACTACACTTGGAATATCGATAGTGTGGGACAACGCCTTTACTCTTCTGCTTCCATAGCATGGGATAGCAGAACACAATCTACCGGTACAGACCAAACTTTTTTCAATTCTATTAATGAACTTATTCCTGCCAATGGCCTAAATCAGCTTGAGGATATGACACGAGAAAGTCGCTTGGCTATCCTTCAGCTTGACTATGAAAAGCCTATAGGTAAAAACGGAAAACTGGAAACCGGTTTAAAAGGAACTTTCAGTAATTGGGAAAGAGGGCAGGCCTTTGCCCAAGGAGATATTGGCAATAACTTTCAGCCATCTCAAATTGATTCATTGAGTGACACATTTTCATTTACAGAAAATGTATATGCCTCATACTTTATTTTCAAAAACCGTATTAACAAATTTGGATATCAAGTTGGTGCTAGAGCTGAATATACACAAACAGAAGGAAATTTATTTAGCAACGGAGAGCGATATGTCAATGATTATTTTAACATCTTCCCGAGCGTCTATACTAGCTATAAATTGGGTGAGGAAGAAGAGATTTCTGCCAATTACAGCCGACGAATTTCCCGACCAGGGATATGGGCACTTTCTCCAATCCTCAACCTAAGAGACCAGCTAAACTTTAGTGTGGGTAACCCTCTATTACAACCGGAATTTACGGATAGCTACGAAGTGGGCTATATGAAGGGCTTCAAAAGTTATCTATTGAATGCTACGGTCTACCATCGCTACAGTACGGATATTCAGACAAGAATCGTCACTTTATTGGATAATAATATTACCATCCAAAGCCGTGAAAACGCAGATATCCGAAGAAGCACAGGTTTTGAATTGGTCAATCAATTTGAATTTACTAGTTGGTGGAATGTAGCACTTACCGGTAATTTCTTCTATTCAGAGATTTTTGGAGCCAACCTAGGCGAAGGATTCAACAACTCCAATTTTAGCTGGACAGTTAACATGCTTTCTACAATGTCTATTCCTAATCTTTTTTCCGTGCAGATTCAAGGAGACTATCGAGGGCCAATTGTTCTTCCTCAGGGACAGATTGAACCTTTGTGGGGCATCAATCTAGGGATTAAGCGTGATGTACTGAATAAAAAGGGAACTATCAGTGTGAATGTATCGGATATTTTTGATACCAGAATATTCCGCATCACCACCAATGACAGCCGATTTGATTTAAACCGAATGTTTAACCGAGAGACAAGAATCGGAACGGTTGCTTTCACTTACCGATTTGGTGGCTTTAAAGACAGAAATGGCAATCGTGAACGTGGGGGCAGAGATATGGGAGAGGATATGGATTTTTGA
- a CDS encoding ABC-F family ATP-binding cassette domain-containing protein — protein sequence MNYLSVEGLSKSFGERKLFQKISFGIDQGQKVALVGVNGAGKSTLMRIIMGIEVPDEGSVAVNQQVKVSYVHQNPVFEGSLSIYQTIFDGSSNEVLKVIERYHKAMIDAEAGIDNGDELQKLFELMDSYQAWDFEHQIKEILGRLGLHDTDLPVGNLSGGQRKRVALAKAIFEKPDLLLLDEPTNHLDLETIEWLEDYLAKANLALLMVTHDRYFLEKVTNQILELDNGGIYRYQGNYSYFLEKKAERREIEATEQEKAKSLYKKELDWIRRQPKARGTKAKYRVDAFEETKEKAFRKREEREIELNVTTQRLGNKIIEIEKLKKSFDTKTVIEDFNYVFKKGDKIGIIGPNGAGKTTFLNLITGLGQPDAGKVAIGQTTVIGYYRQEEDSFDEEKRLIDIVKEVAEVVTVAGGSTITIAQFLNKFGFPPKQQHTPVAKLSGGERRRLQLLMVLIKSPNFLILDEPTNDLDIMTLNILEEFLDDFPGCLVVVSHDRYFMDRLVDHLFVFEGEGVISDFPGNYTDFREREKEQKSSKKEVETTKEVKVEQTTAPKQVTAKASFKEKKEFESISQTLERIQAEKTSLMDKLSAVSGNHEEILSISTRIKEIEDEAELLELRWLELSELEGIG from the coding sequence ATGAATTATCTATCAGTAGAAGGCCTGAGTAAATCTTTTGGCGAACGTAAACTTTTTCAAAAAATTTCCTTTGGTATTGACCAAGGTCAAAAAGTAGCCCTCGTAGGGGTTAATGGAGCTGGAAAATCCACTCTGATGCGTATCATCATGGGTATTGAAGTACCTGACGAAGGAAGCGTGGCAGTTAATCAACAAGTCAAAGTTTCTTATGTGCATCAAAATCCAGTGTTTGAAGGAAGCTTAAGCATTTACCAGACGATCTTTGATGGAAGTAGCAACGAAGTGCTGAAAGTCATTGAACGCTATCACAAAGCCATGATCGATGCTGAGGCGGGTATCGACAATGGGGACGAGCTCCAAAAGCTTTTTGAATTGATGGATAGCTATCAAGCTTGGGATTTTGAACATCAGATCAAGGAAATCTTGGGAAGATTAGGTTTACATGATACGGATTTACCCGTAGGCAATTTGAGTGGAGGGCAGCGTAAGCGTGTAGCGCTCGCTAAAGCCATTTTTGAAAAGCCCGATTTATTGTTATTGGATGAGCCGACCAATCACTTGGATTTAGAGACGATTGAGTGGTTGGAAGACTACTTGGCCAAAGCTAATCTGGCGCTGCTGATGGTGACGCACGATCGTTATTTTTTGGAAAAAGTGACCAATCAGATTTTGGAGTTGGATAATGGCGGTATCTACCGCTATCAAGGAAATTACTCCTACTTTTTGGAAAAAAAGGCCGAGCGGAGAGAAATCGAAGCTACTGAACAAGAAAAGGCCAAAAGTTTGTACAAAAAAGAATTAGACTGGATCCGAAGACAGCCCAAAGCAAGAGGTACCAAAGCTAAATACCGTGTGGATGCTTTTGAAGAGACCAAAGAGAAGGCCTTCAGAAAAAGAGAGGAACGGGAGATTGAATTAAATGTGACTACCCAGCGCTTGGGAAATAAAATCATTGAAATAGAAAAATTAAAGAAGTCATTTGATACTAAAACTGTTATCGAGGACTTTAACTATGTCTTCAAAAAAGGAGACAAAATCGGGATCATTGGTCCAAATGGTGCAGGTAAGACCACATTTTTGAATTTGATTACTGGACTTGGGCAACCGGATGCAGGCAAAGTGGCTATCGGTCAGACTACTGTCATCGGGTATTACAGACAAGAAGAAGATAGTTTTGATGAGGAAAAGCGACTCATAGATATTGTCAAAGAAGTGGCAGAAGTTGTGACAGTTGCAGGGGGCAGTACCATTACCATCGCTCAATTTTTGAATAAATTTGGTTTTCCACCGAAGCAACAACATACGCCTGTTGCCAAGTTGAGTGGGGGAGAGCGAAGAAGATTGCAGCTCTTGATGGTTTTGATCAAAAGTCCTAATTTCTTAATTTTGGATGAGCCTACCAATGATTTGGATATCATGACGCTCAATATTTTGGAAGAATTTTTGGATGATTTTCCGGGTTGCTTGGTAGTAGTTTCCCACGATCGATACTTTATGGATCGATTGGTAGACCACTTGTTTGTTTTCGAGGGAGAAGGTGTCATCAGTGACTTCCCGGGCAACTATACCGATTTTAGAGAGCGGGAAAAGGAGCAGAAATCTTCAAAAAAAGAGGTAGAAACTACCAAAGAAGTTAAAGTTGAACAAACAACAGCCCCGAAGCAAGTAACTGCCAAGGCAAGTTTTAAAGAAAAAAAGGAGTTTGAAAGCATCTCGCAGACTCTTGAGCGCATACAGGCTGAAAAGACAAGTTTGATGGATAAATTATCCGCTGTGTCAGGAAATCATGAGGAGATTTTATCGATTTCTACAAGAATCAAAGAAATAGAGGATGAGGCAGAATTGTTGGAATTGCGTTGGCTGGAATTGAGTGAATTGGAGGGGATAGGTTAG